From the Neobacillus sp. PS3-34 genome, the window TAGAAGAATTGGTGGTATTAAAGTTAGCAAATACTGCTATGGTCGTATTAAATTCAATTTCATATTCTCGTGATTTTCTAAACTTTAAAAAAGATTATTATAAAGTAGCAAAACTATTAAATTTCTATTTTCTAAAGACAATAAATCTTAAAGACTATCCCAGGAATGTAAAGCTGCTGCTGATAGCTGTTAAAATCCATCCGATACTATATAAGCTATTAATTACAACTGCTATAAGGGGGAAATAATATATGAAAAACCTAGCATTAAAAGTTTATTATAAACTTATGAATGTAAAAGACAGTTTCACAGTTCTAAATAATAAACTAGTTAAATTTATTATTAAACCTCCTTTAGTAAGGAAAACAGATGAAACATTAGATAAAATTATTAATGATAAATGCTCCGTCAGTAGGTATGGTGATGCAGATTTTGGAATTATGTGTAAGAGGTCATTAATATATCAAACTTTTGATAATAATCTAAGATTACGACTAAAAGAAATAATAAAATCGGATAATGAAAATCATATAGTATGCATACCTGATGTTTTTGGAAATTTGGGCAGATTCACAGATAATTCTAGATTGTATTGGATAAATTACCTAAGTTTGAATAGACATAAAATCTATCGAATGCTTGATATGAAAAAACAGTATTATGATGCGATGGTAACCAGACTTTATATTGACTACAAGGATAAGAGTAATGCGGGAGAAAGATTTTTACTATTTAAAAAATTATGGACTAACAGAGATATTGTAATAGTAGAAGGGGAACAAAGTAGATTAGGTATAGGCAATAATTTATTTGATACAGCTAGGTCAATAAGAAGAATATTATGCCCATCAACCAATGCATTTGCAAAATATAATGAAATATTAGCTGAAGTAAAAAAATATGATAAATCAAGTTTAATTTTGATTGCACTTGGACCAACCGCTACTGTATTAGCTTTTGACTTATCCAATATCGGGTATCAAGCTATTGATATAGGAAATATTGACATTGAATATGAATGGTTTTTGCAAAAGGCAGTAGAAAAGTTACCTATTAAAAATAAATATATAGGGGAAATCCCTAACGGTACTGAAGTCGAGGGAATTGTGGATATGAGGTACGATAACGAAATTATTGGAAGGATTGTATAACGGTAATATCTTAACTGGTTAAAAAATAAATACGAGGGAGATTAATGATGAGAACAAATCACTCAATTAAGAATATATATATGAGCATCTTCTCCCAGGTTGTAATTATTTTATTAGGCTTTATTGCAAGGAAAATATTTTTAGATAATCTTGGAGCTGCTTATTTAGGCATCAATGGCTTACTAACCAATGTCTTATCTACATTAGTATTAGTTGAAGGTGGCATAGCAATAAGTATTGTATACAATTTATATAAGCCATTAGCTGAAAAAAATGAAGAAAAGATCATTGCATTAGTTCAATTATACAAAAAAGCATATTTTGTTTTGGCCATAATTACTCTCATAATTAGTTTAGGGATTTATCCTTTTCTCGGCAGGTTGATGAAAGAAGGGGGTAACATTCCATACCTATCAATAATTTACTTTATTTTTGTAGGAAAAAGTATGATTTCTTATTTAAATGCTCATAAATGGTCATTAATTAATGCAGACCAAAGAGGTTATATATTAACTAAAGTGAATCTTGTATTTCAGGTAGCTATTATGATAACTAGAATCATAATTCTCGTTTACACAAAAAGTTATGTTTTTTATATGGCAATTGAGCTAATTTTGTTTATTATACAAAATATAATTAATGGAAAAATCGTTAATAAAAGATATGCGTACATTAAAACAAAGAAGAGATACTACATAGATCAAAGTACAAGAAATAACATTGTAACAAATGTAAAAGCTATGTTTCTTCATAATATAGGTGGATACTTAGTCTATGGAACCGATAATCTTCTTATTTCCTCCTTGATTAGTGTATCAACAGTAGGCCTTTACTCTAACTATACGATGATTACTGGACAACTTACAGGATTATTAAATCCAATTCTTAGTGGTATTGGTTCAAGTGTAGGGAATTTGATGGCGACTGAAAGCAGTAATAAAATTTATTCAATTTTTAAGGTATCCTATCTATTAAATTTTTGGATATATTCTTTATGTGTCATATTTTTATTCAATATTTTAGAACCTTTTATTAGTTGGTGGCTTGGCAAGCAATACCTTCTTGACAATTTAACATTTATTTTTATTTTAATAAATTTATATCTGGATGGATCGAGAACTTCAATAGGAACATTTAAAAATAAAGCAGGGCTTTTTGTGCAAGATAAGTATATGCCTTTGCTTGAAGGATTTATAAACTTAATTTCTTCATTAGTTTTGGTAAAGCAATTTGGTTTAGCTGGAATCTTTATCGGAACAACCATCAGTACGATTGCAACAGTTTTTTGGACTCAACCATGCATAGTATATAAGAATGTTTTCAAAATTCCTGTTTCAAAATACTTCTCAACATATTGCTTTTACTCAATTCTAACATTATTGTCTTGCTATATTTCAGCTGAAATTTGTAATATTTTTGTACCTGGGAATAGTTTGATCTCCTTAATAGAAAAGGGAATTATCTGTTTGTTTGTTCCTAATATTATTTATGTAGGAGTTTTTTATAAAACAGAAGAATTTAAATATATAAAGAATATTCTAGGTAGTATTATTTCAAGGTTAAAAATAAGGAAAGTAGTGCAACAAAATGCAAAAGGTTGAAATATAAACCCAATCTAAAGGATTGATTATTAAATTTATTTTTATCTTAAGGATGGCATGTAGGAAGCTTGATAGTACTACTGCTATTAATTCTTTTAGGATATAAAGATAATTATTTAGTTATAAGGATATTAGGGGATGATAAAAAGTGTTATCAGAAAAATTAAAGACATTTAAAAAGGAATATTATCAATGGAGATATTGGAACAACATTATTAATACTATGCAGAAACACAAAAGGAAAATATTAAATAACTCAAGTAAACTACAACCATACATAAATAAGCCGGGAATAGCCTTTTCATTTGATGACAGTTTTAGAGTAGACCATTGGTATAAATATGGAAAAGAGTTATTTGGATATTATGAAGTTAAAGTAACATTTAATATAAATGCATTTCATTTCTTTGAAGGACAAAGAGAGCATACACAGAATGAAATAGATATGCTTATTGATTTACAATCTAACGGTCATGAAATAGCACATCATGGTTTTAAACATAAAAATGCAGCTAACTATTCCACTGAATTTGGATTAAAGAAATGGGTTGAAGATGAAGTCGTATCACTTATAAATTGGGCAAAGAGTCAATCGCATTCTTTGACGAAAGAAAGGTTAAAACAACCAGTTTCTTTTGCACTTCCATTTTCTGAATTGAAGGAAGAAAATGTAAATGAAGTTTTTCCGAAATATTACAAAGTAATTAGAGGCGGGCTGAATAAAGATAATTTAACTCCATTCAATCATAGTGGGTTTGCTCCCTCTATCTGTATAGACAGTGTCTATTTATCAAATGCAAAATATATTAACAAAATAATGGATATGGCAAAAAAAATGGGTTGCAATTTGATCTTTATGTGCCACTCTATTCTTCCTGAAGATGTTGCCTGGAAAGACTTCGGGTGGGAGCAGGATACGAATGGTGCGGGGTGGTGGAGAATTACACCAAATATGATTAAAGCATTAATAGAAGAGGCAAAAAAAAAAATATGGAATTTTATACTACTGCTGAAATATCAGGAGTTGCCACTTTTATAGATCGAAATTTCGAAAGATGTGTTCGGGATAAACTTTCGAAACCTTCGTCTCAATGGATATCCATAGAGGAATTATGTTCTATTAAAGAATTAGATTTAAGTAATAAAAACATTTCAAGTTTAGATGGATTACAATATTTCTTGAATCTTGAAAAGCTAAATTTGAGCAACAATAATATTACAGATCTTAGATTAATAGATAAACTTCAAAATATTAAAGAAATAAATGTGACTAATAATCCCATTTGTATAAAGAGCTATAAAGAATTTATAAGTTAAAAAACAAAAAAGTAATAAACGCCATTATCGTTGGAGGAATATGGGTTGTGAAAAAAAAACTTGCTAGAACTCTAAAATCCTTTAAAACATCATATTATCAATGGAGATATTGGAATTCGATTTATAGATATATGGTCAAAAACATTAGAAAACAGGGCTTAACTAAAGACAAAAATTTGATACCCTACATTAATAAGCCAGGTATTGTCCTCTCATTTGATGATAGTTACAGAGTCAATGACTGGGTTAAATACGGAAAAGATTTATTTGGTTATTACGATGTGAAAGTAACTTTTAATATAAATGCGATTCATCCATTCGATAGAAACCGAGAACACACACAAAAGGAAATAGATATGCTTCTAGAATTGCAAGCGAATGGACATGAAATAGCCCATCATGGTTTCAACCATAGAAAGGCATCTGAATATTCAAATGCGAACGGTATAAACAAATGGGTTAGTGATGAGATTGAGTCTTTATTAAACTGGATGGTAGACAAATCCCACTCTAAAACAAAGGAAAGGTTTAAAAGACCTGTTTCTTTTGCTTTTCCTAATTTTTCATACATTGATGAAAATATTTTGGCTTTAATACCAAAGTTTTTTAAAATTGTTAGAGGGCATTTGATTAAGAATAATTTGGCATCATTTAATAATACCGGAATTGTTCCATCTATTTGTATAGATG encodes:
- a CDS encoding leucine-rich repeat domain-containing protein, coding for MEFYTTAEISGVATFIDRNFERCVRDKLSKPSSQWISIEELCSIKELDLSNKNISSLDGLQYFLNLEKLNLSNNNITDLRLIDKLQNIKEINVTNNPICIKSYKEFIS
- a CDS encoding polysaccharide deacetylase family protein, encoding MKKKLARTLKSFKTSYYQWRYWNSIYRYMVKNIRKQGLTKDKNLIPYINKPGIVLSFDDSYRVNDWVKYGKDLFGYYDVKVTFNINAIHPFDRNREHTQKEIDMLLELQANGHEIAHHGFNHRKASEYSNANGINKWVSDEIESLLNWMVDKSHSKTKERFKRPVSFAFPNFSYIDENILALIPKFFKIVRGHLIKNNLASFNNTGIVPSICIDGFYSCNFYYIKKIMKLTKKTNMNLILTCHSILPENADWNEYGWGEESVKSGNWRTSPETLKTIIDEARKNEFEFYTTAEIAGVATFIDPNFEKTVREIISNPTEKWVSISNLIPIKELDLSNKSIRNLDGIQYFINLEKLNLSNNEITDFRLLQKLPKLKKINVENNPLKNNQSENVNSLLHILLIIGINAIKFTELSYYLGVL
- a CDS encoding polysaccharide deacetylase family protein, whose product is MLSEKLKTFKKEYYQWRYWNNIINTMQKHKRKILNNSSKLQPYINKPGIAFSFDDSFRVDHWYKYGKELFGYYEVKVTFNINAFHFFEGQREHTQNEIDMLIDLQSNGHEIAHHGFKHKNAANYSTEFGLKKWVEDEVVSLINWAKSQSHSLTKERLKQPVSFALPFSELKEENVNEVFPKYYKVIRGGLNKDNLTPFNHSGFAPSICIDSVYLSNAKYINKIMDMAKKMGCNLIFMCHSILPEDVAWKDFGWEQDTNGAGWWRITPNMIKALIEEAKKKIWNFILLLKYQELPLL
- a CDS encoding SP_1767 family glycosyltransferase: MKNLALKVYYKLMNVKDSFTVLNNKLVKFIIKPPLVRKTDETLDKIINDKCSVSRYGDADFGIMCKRSLIYQTFDNNLRLRLKEIIKSDNENHIVCIPDVFGNLGRFTDNSRLYWINYLSLNRHKIYRMLDMKKQYYDAMVTRLYIDYKDKSNAGERFLLFKKLWTNRDIVIVEGEQSRLGIGNNLFDTARSIRRILCPSTNAFAKYNEILAEVKKYDKSSLILIALGPTATVLAFDLSNIGYQAIDIGNIDIEYEWFLQKAVEKLPIKNKYIGEIPNGTEVEGIVDMRYDNEIIGRIV
- a CDS encoding oligosaccharide flippase family protein is translated as MRTNHSIKNIYMSIFSQVVIILLGFIARKIFLDNLGAAYLGINGLLTNVLSTLVLVEGGIAISIVYNLYKPLAEKNEEKIIALVQLYKKAYFVLAIITLIISLGIYPFLGRLMKEGGNIPYLSIIYFIFVGKSMISYLNAHKWSLINADQRGYILTKVNLVFQVAIMITRIIILVYTKSYVFYMAIELILFIIQNIINGKIVNKRYAYIKTKKRYYIDQSTRNNIVTNVKAMFLHNIGGYLVYGTDNLLISSLISVSTVGLYSNYTMITGQLTGLLNPILSGIGSSVGNLMATESSNKIYSIFKVSYLLNFWIYSLCVIFLFNILEPFISWWLGKQYLLDNLTFIFILINLYLDGSRTSIGTFKNKAGLFVQDKYMPLLEGFINLISSLVLVKQFGLAGIFIGTTISTIATVFWTQPCIVYKNVFKIPVSKYFSTYCFYSILTLLSCYISAEICNIFVPGNSLISLIEKGIICLFVPNIIYVGVFYKTEEFKYIKNILGSIISRLKIRKVVQQNAKG